Part of the Prochlorococcus sp. MIT 0603 genome is shown below.
CGCTAATAGCGACGAGGTTTATAGCCTCGATAATTATTTCGAGGCTATTTAGTTCCCTTAGAGAAGATTCTGAATCTTCTTCAAACAGTAAAGTTCCTATCCGGTAGAAATGGCAAAACAAACCAGTCGAGAACTAGTCCTTGAACGCCGTAAAGCGCTAAGTCAAGGTGGAAAGAATGCCCTAGCAGGGAATGATTCTCTTAATAATAGAGTTCGTTCGGCTGTAGATTCCCGTGCTACCAGGACAGGTGCAACTTCTGTACAGAATGAGAATGAGATTGAGATATCAACCTCTACCCCTTCAAGTGCCTATACCAATTTGAATACATCGACGTCAAATTCATCTATTAGTAGACACATGAAACGTGTAAGCCAACCAAGTAGAGAGCTTGTGTTAGCACGTCGCGAAGCACTTTCTCGCCGAGGTAAGTCAGCTGATACAAGTAAAGATAGAACTAGAGCAGATTCAAGTGCGAAATCTGTTTCAACAGTTTCAAACCCAACGGTCTTGACTAAGTATTGTTGTGATGAATGTAAAGAGAATGAACTTAATCCTTCTTCTGAATCCAAAAGCTCTTTGTCATTGGAATCTAGATCTAAGGAATTATCTGTGAGTAATAATGCACGTCGTTCTACTACAAAACGTAGGCCTATTCAAAACTCTAGTAGAGCTCTAGTCTTAGCACGCCGTGAGGCTCAGTCTAAGCATGGCAAGACAGCTGGAAAACAACCAACATCTGCAGCTTCAGTTGCCAGGCAAGGTGACCCTGATCTTACAAGCAGAGAGTTGTCTCAGAGAGTTCGTGAGCTAAGGAGTAAAATAGGTGCTACTGGCTCTAAACGGTCTGGGAGCTGTAGACCTTGTGGGCCAAACAAAAATGGATCTAAGCAATTAGCAGCAGATGCACATTGGAAAGTTGGAATAAGTGAGACTATTTCAGGTCAGGTTGTTACAGGGACTCAAGCTAATAGATCTTCTAAAACAACTGGGAATGAGGCAAGTACTTGTCGATCTGTGACAGGTACACAGTATATGGGTACAGATGACTTTAATACCTTTTGTGATACAACACCATCTCCAAGCCAACCATCAAAGGTAGCTGTTACTAACACTTCGCATGGGAATATGGTTACGGGCAATGAGGTTGGTAGATCTGAAAAAGTTACTGGTAATGAGCCTGGAACTTGCAAGGCCCTAACAGGAACAGAATATATTTCAGCTAATCAATCTAATCAATATTGTGGAGGATCAAACCCTTCTCCTAGGAAGGTTGGTCATAGCCTCACTCAAGATGGTAGGAAAGTAAGTGGTGTGATGGTTGGCCGTTCTTCTAGTGTTACAGGGAATGAGGCAGGCTATCAAAAAGGGCTTACAGGTGATCAGTATCTTGGTTCGGATCCTTTGCCAGAAGGAAGACCTGCTGAAAAGGTTAGTTCTTTTAATACTTTGCGTGGATCAGGTGTAACGGGAACAAATGTCTCGCGTGCAGACTCCGTCACTGGTAATGAAGCTGGTACTTGTAAACGTGTAACGGGAGATGAGTATGTAGGTCAAGAGCAATATCAATCGTTTTGTGGGGGTAAGCCTCAAGCAGAAGCAGCAAAAGTTGGCTTAAGCCTTACTAATAAATCACAAATTGTTAGTGGGACCCAAACTGGTCGTTCTAAAATTGTCACGGGAGATGAACCTGGAACATGTAAGGCAGTTACAGGCACTCCATATGCAGGCCTTGAGCAAGCAAGTCAATTATGTGAAGTTGACTCAGTTAAAGAAATCCAACTTCGTACACCTAAAAGATTGGGAACTCCAGCAGCTCCTTTGACTGGACTACAGCCTGGTATAGGAGGAGTTATGACTGGGGCTGAAAGAGGAGCTTGTGAGCCTTTGACAGGGACCCCATATGTTGGTGCAGATCAATTGAGTCAAGCTTGTGGAACATCATCTCAAATTGTTAGTGGTCAGAAGGATGAAGTCTCTGTAGCTGGACCAGGATCACAATTTACTGTTCAATCTCCAGCAAGATCGGCTCAGAAGAATAGAGAAAATTTATCAGCTGTTACTGGAACCAGCTATGAGAACGGATCAAGAATCACAGGCCCTTTTGATATGGCACCCGATAAAATTACAGGTACTGAACAATTTCGTTTTGGATTAAAGCCCACTCAACACCCTTCAGCAAATGAACCTCTTGTACCTGAAGAAGGCGCTAGGCCTCTCTCAAGGATTACAGGGGAAGGCCAATCTTCTGGGCTTAATATCACAGGAGATGATTGGGCTAGAGGAGAGAGCGTTACAGGGACAGAAGGTACATCTTCTGTGAGACGTAACCCTTCCCGTACAGGAGGAATGAGTGCCATGCCGGCTTTCGATCCAAAAAGGAACGAAGAACTTAAAAAGCCAGAGCTTTTGATAACAGGCTCCAGTGGTAATACTGGACAGGGCCAATTGGTTACTTTTTCAGGCGGAGCAAGAGGTTAAGTGACCAATGGCCTATAAGAAGCTGGCCAGAAATAAAGATCGTATCTTAGGGCCAACGGCACCTAGGAAGAGTTATCTTTCTGCTCAATCATCACAGTCATTTGCTCAAGTAAGAGGTGCTTCTCCTTTATTAAATGAATCACACCCATTGACTGATTTGTCTTCTAACAAGAAACTTCAACAATATGAAGAAGAGGTAAAAGGTAAGTTCGATCAGATTGTCCCATTGCTTAAAAAGATATCAACTATTCAGCACGAGGATAATTTTATAGACAGTGCCCAAAAATTAGCCAAATCTCAATTAGGATTTGAACTCCCCGAGGAAATATTAGAAAAAGCTTGGGTTCGCCCTTTAGACATGAGAGCTTTGTTTGCAACATGTGTTTTTCAAGCTCATCAATTATCAAGCAATCAGTTTTTTAATTCTGATCCATTAGGTGGTTCGGAGGGCAGCCATGATGCAAACCTTTTTGAGTCTTTCCTTTCTAAATGTGGGTTTCACTTGTTGGATGTAACACCTTGTGCAGACGGTCGCTTGGCGCATTCAATTTCATATGCGCTTCGGATACCTTTTAGCGCAGTAAGAAGAAGATCGCATGCAGGAGCTTTGTTTGATGTTGAAAATACTGTAAATCGTTGGGTAAAAACAGAACACAGACGTTATAGGGAGAGTTTGCCTAATTCTCCTCATGAGCCAACTAGGTATTTAAAAGTAGTTGTCTACCATTTTAGTTCTATAAATCCTTCTACCCAAGGTTGTGCTGCTCATGGTAGTGATGATTCTCTTGCGGCTTCTGAAGGGCTGCAGAGATTGTTGGATTTTAAGAAATCAGTTGAGAATAGTTTTTGTTGCGGGGCCTCTGTAGAGCTTTTGCTGATAGGTCTTGATACTGATACAGATGCAATTCGTGTACATGTCCCTAATTCTGAGGGCCAAATTCTTCTTGACGAATGGGTTTCTGCAATAGATATTTATGAGGAAACAAAACTATTATCTCGTGAGGAAGCAATAAGAAAGATTAATGAAAAAGTTAACTCAAGCGTGCCTGGAAATATAGAAAAAGGAATGGTTGATTTTGTTGTGAAATTAATAGTAAATAATCTTTCACAGATTGATTATGTAAGGCAACTTCATAATGGCCCATACCCTGATGAAGGTCATGCAGAGAGGTTTATTGGTGTAGGTATTGGATTCAAGGAAGTTCACCTAAGAAATCTTACTTATTTCGCACATCTTGATACTGTTGAGGAAGGGGCTCCTGATCTGGATGTAGGGATTAAAATCTTTAAAGGCTTAAATGTTTCTCGAGATTTACCTATACCAGTTGTCATTAGATTTGATTACTCAGGCCAAGTGCCTGGAGCAAGAGAAAGAGCAATCTTAGATTGTAAGAGAGTTGATAGTGCTATCTCTTTTCGCTATCGAAAATTAGTAGATGATGGTCTTTTGCATACATGTCTTACTATTAGAGATCGAAATACAAAATCCCCTGCAGAAGTTGTAGGGTCTTCTCTCGATCCTGTCCTTCAGGAGGAACATTGACATGTTAATTTGCAAGGTTGTAAAGCCACTTGTTTCCACAAATCGTATACCTGGTTTTGAACACAGACATCTTCAAGTGGTTCTAGATGGTAGCTCTAAGAAAGTTGCTGTAGATGCTGTGGGCTGCAAGCCAGATGATTGGGTTATTTGTGTAGGAAGTTCTGCGGCAA
Proteins encoded:
- a CDS encoding carboxysome peptide A, with amino-acid sequence MLICKVVKPLVSTNRIPGFEHRHLQVVLDGSSKKVAVDAVGCKPDDWVICVGSSAAREAAGSKSYPSDLTIVGIIDHWDPDASHSSGGVK
- a CDS encoding carboxysome shell carbonic anhydrase; this translates as MAYKKLARNKDRILGPTAPRKSYLSAQSSQSFAQVRGASPLLNESHPLTDLSSNKKLQQYEEEVKGKFDQIVPLLKKISTIQHEDNFIDSAQKLAKSQLGFELPEEILEKAWVRPLDMRALFATCVFQAHQLSSNQFFNSDPLGGSEGSHDANLFESFLSKCGFHLLDVTPCADGRLAHSISYALRIPFSAVRRRSHAGALFDVENTVNRWVKTEHRRYRESLPNSPHEPTRYLKVVVYHFSSINPSTQGCAAHGSDDSLAASEGLQRLLDFKKSVENSFCCGASVELLLIGLDTDTDAIRVHVPNSEGQILLDEWVSAIDIYEETKLLSREEAIRKINEKVNSSVPGNIEKGMVDFVVKLIVNNLSQIDYVRQLHNGPYPDEGHAERFIGVGIGFKEVHLRNLTYFAHLDTVEEGAPDLDVGIKIFKGLNVSRDLPIPVVIRFDYSGQVPGARERAILDCKRVDSAISFRYRKLVDDGLLHTCLTIRDRNTKSPAEVVGSSLDPVLQEEH
- the csoS2 gene encoding carboxysome assembly protein CsoS2, whose product is MAKQTSRELVLERRKALSQGGKNALAGNDSLNNRVRSAVDSRATRTGATSVQNENEIEISTSTPSSAYTNLNTSTSNSSISRHMKRVSQPSRELVLARREALSRRGKSADTSKDRTRADSSAKSVSTVSNPTVLTKYCCDECKENELNPSSESKSSLSLESRSKELSVSNNARRSTTKRRPIQNSSRALVLARREAQSKHGKTAGKQPTSAASVARQGDPDLTSRELSQRVRELRSKIGATGSKRSGSCRPCGPNKNGSKQLAADAHWKVGISETISGQVVTGTQANRSSKTTGNEASTCRSVTGTQYMGTDDFNTFCDTTPSPSQPSKVAVTNTSHGNMVTGNEVGRSEKVTGNEPGTCKALTGTEYISANQSNQYCGGSNPSPRKVGHSLTQDGRKVSGVMVGRSSSVTGNEAGYQKGLTGDQYLGSDPLPEGRPAEKVSSFNTLRGSGVTGTNVSRADSVTGNEAGTCKRVTGDEYVGQEQYQSFCGGKPQAEAAKVGLSLTNKSQIVSGTQTGRSKIVTGDEPGTCKAVTGTPYAGLEQASQLCEVDSVKEIQLRTPKRLGTPAAPLTGLQPGIGGVMTGAERGACEPLTGTPYVGADQLSQACGTSSQIVSGQKDEVSVAGPGSQFTVQSPARSAQKNRENLSAVTGTSYENGSRITGPFDMAPDKITGTEQFRFGLKPTQHPSANEPLVPEEGARPLSRITGEGQSSGLNITGDDWARGESVTGTEGTSSVRRNPSRTGGMSAMPAFDPKRNEELKKPELLITGSSGNTGQGQLVTFSGGARG